From the Musa acuminata AAA Group cultivar baxijiao chromosome BXJ3-7, Cavendish_Baxijiao_AAA, whole genome shotgun sequence genome, one window contains:
- the LOC135643868 gene encoding probable GTP-binding protein OBGM, mitochondrial, which translates to MWWRWHQTLGPGRVLRRSPCRKPPWLPSSFSYSDVPKKKGKLAPLQERRMVDRFRLWTKGGEGGNGCCSYRRSRTDRYGRPDGGNGGRGGDVILECSSAVWDFSNLQHHLNAQRGGNGTSKSKAGSRGSDKVAQVPVGTVIHLVSGETSFAENSSITSLDPWEIPGAVDTDTANSVQQKSVKVNASCSALMKDLHMSPLYSEDDVNKSQHDVKISFGSPASTEVEWDKDTEDDEPCCKTTYEEIKDDQTDDANEIRVEEDEEVMKEEEEEEVVRYSVAELTQPGQRIIVARGGEGGLGNATSKKDSRKSVSYCNGASSPETLDGEYQTSLAAGRPGSESVLILELKSIADVGLIGMPNAGKSTLLGALSMARPTVGHYAFTTLRPNIGNLNYEDFFSVKVADIPGLIKGAHANRGLGHAFLRHIERTRVLAYVVDLAAALDGRKGIPPWEQLRDLALELEHHREGLSNRPSLIVANKIDEEGAEHVFQELERRVQGVPIFPVCAVLQEGVPELKAGIRRLIDGSELHRLCVDNILTD; encoded by the exons ATGTGGTGGCGCTGGCACCAAACCCTTGGGCCGGGCAGAGTACTGCGAAGATCGCCTTGTCGTAAACCGCCAtggcttccttcttccttctcttacTCTGATGTCCCGAAAAAGAAGGGAAAGTTGGCACCTTTGCAG GAACGGAGGATGGTTGATAGGTTTAGGTTATGGACTAAGGGAGGCGAAGGTGGAAATGGGTGTTGCAGCTATAGACGCAGCAGGACTGACCGTTATGGCAGACCTGATG GTGGAAATGGTGGAAGAGGTGGTGATgtcatccttgaatgctcttcagCTGTTTGGGACTTCAGCAATTTGCAGCATCACTTG AATGCACAAAGAGGAGGGAATGGAACTTCAAAGAGTAAAGCAGGGAGCCGTGGGTCTGACAAG GTTGCTCAAGTACCAGTTGGCACTGTAATACACCTAGTTAGTGGTGAAACTTCTTTTGCTGAAAACTCTTCTATCACATCCTTAGACCCTTGGGAAATACCAGGAGCTGTTGACACTGATACAGCTAATTCTGTTCAGCAAAAAAGTGTTAAGGTCAATGCATCTTGTTCAGCACTAATGAAAGATTTGCATATGTCACCTTTGTACTCCGAAGATGATGTTAATAAATCACAGCATGATGTCAAAATAAGTTTTGGTTCTCCTGCCTCCACTGAGGTAGAGTGGGACAAAGACACCGAAGATGATGAACCATGTTGCAAAACTACCTACGAGGAAATTAAAGATGATCAAACTGATGATGCAAATGAAATCAGAGTAGAGGAAGATGAGGAGGTgatgaaggaggaagaagaagaggaggtggtgcgATATTCAGTTGCAGAATTAACTCAACCTGGGCAAAGAATAATAGTTGCACGAGGAGGAGAGGGTGGCCTTGGTAATGCTACTTCAAAAAAGGATTCTCGCAAAAGTGTCAGTTACTGCAATGGTGCTTCAAGTCCAGAAACTTTGGATGGTGAATATCAAACTTCATTGGCTGCTGGAAGACCTGGCTCTGAAAGTGTTCTTATACTGGAACTGAAGAGTATCGCAGATGTTGGCCTTATTGGAATGCCTAATGCTGGTAAAAGCACATTGCTAGGGGCCCTATCAATGGCTAGGCCAACTGTGGGTCATTATGCTTTTACCACTCTAAGGCCCAACATAGGAAATCTAAATTACGAGGACTTCTTCTCCGTCAAGGTTGCTGACATCCCTGGTCTTATAAAAGGAGCACATGCAAATCGTGGGCTTGGCCATGCTTTCTTGAGGCACATAGAGCGCACAAGGGTTTTGGCATATGTCGTTGATTTAGCAGCAGCATTGGATGGGAGGAAGGGTATTCCGCCATGGGAGCAACTGAGGGATTTGGCTTTGGAGCTTGAACATCACCGGGAAGGTTTGTCAAATCGACCGTCCTTAATAGTGGCCAACAAAATTGATGAAGAGGGTGCAGAACATGTGTTCCAAGAACTAGAGAGAAGGGTCCAAGGCGTCCCTATATTTCCTGTATGTGCTGTCTTGCAAGAGGGAGTACCTGAACTAAAAGCTGGAATCAGAAGGCTTATAGATGGCAGTGAGTTGCACAGACTTTGTGTCGATAACATATTGACTGACTAG